A stretch of Geomonas oryzisoli DNA encodes these proteins:
- a CDS encoding diguanylate cyclase → MEMVQKARENLGEGGLKSVRFPEPLESAFNEYYGDKTLKHVRVALFTGLILYAVFGLVDGLLLPADRAHMWFIRYAVVCPTVVAGLAFTYFPHLRRFMQPVVSLVMLVGSLGIVSMVYYDPTPTKNYYYSGLLLLIMGAFTFVSLRLRYAMCWAVATTMAYETVAFFINHTDITILTQNTFSIVATIIIGAFSNSLMGNYLRRDFLNAKLLEYENRQLQNATLELRRLSISDPLTSLGNRRHFEVMLDQEWLRAVRSEAPIALIFFDIDCFKLYNDNYGHQAGDNCLKLVAQELGRFARRPGDTAARYGGEEFVLLLSGIGLADAATIAKACRKAVEALHIPHSHSPVARVVTVSAGVAAMIPDLDADRQQLVEAADKALYRAKLKGRNNVVASSRDTERRGRQVYQQAVS, encoded by the coding sequence ATGGAGATGGTGCAAAAGGCCAGGGAGAACCTGGGGGAAGGGGGGCTGAAGTCCGTCCGGTTCCCGGAACCGCTGGAATCCGCCTTCAACGAGTACTACGGCGACAAGACCCTCAAACACGTCAGGGTCGCCCTCTTCACCGGGTTGATTCTCTACGCGGTGTTCGGACTGGTGGACGGCCTGCTCCTGCCTGCTGACCGCGCCCACATGTGGTTCATCCGCTACGCGGTGGTCTGCCCCACGGTCGTCGCCGGCCTTGCTTTCACGTACTTCCCACACCTCAGGCGTTTCATGCAGCCGGTGGTCTCACTGGTGATGCTGGTGGGGAGCCTCGGCATCGTCTCCATGGTCTACTATGACCCGACCCCCACCAAAAATTATTACTACTCCGGTCTGCTGCTTCTCATCATGGGGGCTTTCACCTTCGTGAGCCTCAGGTTACGCTACGCGATGTGCTGGGCCGTCGCCACCACGATGGCATATGAGACGGTAGCTTTTTTCATCAACCACACCGACATCACCATCCTGACCCAGAACACCTTCAGCATCGTCGCAACCATCATTATCGGGGCCTTCTCCAACTCGCTGATGGGAAACTACCTGCGCCGCGACTTCCTGAACGCGAAACTGCTCGAATACGAAAACCGGCAGCTCCAAAACGCGACGCTTGAATTACGCAGGCTTTCCATCTCGGACCCGCTCACCAGCCTGGGCAATCGCCGCCATTTCGAGGTGATGCTCGACCAGGAATGGCTGCGCGCCGTCCGTTCCGAGGCGCCTATCGCGCTCATCTTCTTCGATATCGATTGCTTCAAGCTGTACAACGACAACTACGGGCACCAGGCGGGCGACAACTGTCTGAAGCTCGTAGCGCAGGAATTGGGACGGTTTGCGAGGCGGCCGGGGGACACGGCGGCGCGTTACGGCGGGGAGGAGTTCGTTCTGCTCCTTTCCGGCATCGGCCTCGCCGATGCGGCGACCATCGCCAAGGCGTGCCGCAAGGCGGTGGAGGCCCTTCACATCCCGCACAGCCACTCTCCCGTGGCCCGGGTTGTTACGGTAAGCGCCGGTGTTGCCGCCATGATTCCCGACCTCGACGCAGACAGGCAGCAGCTGGTGGAGGCCGCAGACAAGGCGCTCTATCGGGCCAAGCTCAAAGGGCGCAACAACGTGGTTGCTTCGAGTCGGGACACTGAGCGGAGAGGCCGGCAGGTCTACCAGCAGGCTGTCAGTTAA